From Saprospiraceae bacterium, one genomic window encodes:
- the nusB gene encoding transcription antitermination factor NusB: protein MLSRRNVRIKAMQQLYSLSQDRELSFSEAMTAFRKSIQDAFLLYMLNLHSLVKVCSFASEDANHRSKKHIRSEEDKVFTDKLYTNPKIQSLATNKPFQDALKKEGFDKAIDDDLFRKIYKEFAKEASYVQYISNTETTDEDTVEVLLELYRACRRNELFNEIMDDLFASWADDKSLVIGSVKKTIKALPVEGKFFTEFLPDEETVEEVGTTLLQRIHDEGKELDQLIEPLLENWDSERVAIIDMILIKMGVVEMKYLKTIPTKVTIDEYVELSKMYSTDKSKEFVNGVLDKLLKVLQDQGMIVKEGRGLLES from the coding sequence ATGCTAAGTAGAAGAAATGTGCGCATCAAAGCGATGCAGCAATTGTACAGTTTGTCCCAAGACCGCGAACTTAGTTTTTCTGAAGCCATGACGGCATTCAGGAAATCCATTCAGGACGCATTTTTATTGTATATGCTCAATCTTCATAGCCTTGTAAAAGTTTGTTCTTTTGCCTCAGAAGACGCCAATCACAGATCTAAAAAACACATTCGAAGCGAGGAAGACAAGGTTTTTACAGATAAACTTTATACAAACCCCAAAATTCAAAGTCTAGCTACCAATAAACCATTTCAGGATGCTTTGAAAAAAGAAGGATTCGACAAAGCAATTGATGATGATTTATTCCGAAAGATCTACAAGGAATTTGCCAAGGAAGCCAGTTATGTACAGTATATCAGTAATACGGAGACCACCGATGAAGACACGGTAGAAGTACTTTTAGAATTGTACAGAGCCTGCAGGAGAAATGAATTGTTCAATGAAATAATGGACGATTTATTTGCCAGTTGGGCAGATGACAAATCTCTTGTCATAGGATCTGTAAAGAAAACAATCAAGGCATTACCGGTGGAAGGTAAATTTTTTACCGAATTTCTTCCTGACGAAGAAACAGTAGAAGAAGTTGGCACTACTTTGCTGCAAAGGATTCATGACGAAGGCAAAGAGTTGGATCAGTTGATTGAACCACTCCTGGAGAATTGGGATTCTGAAAGGGTTGCAATTATAGACATGATCCTTATAAAGATGGGCGTTGTAGAAATGAAGTATCTGAAGACCATACCAACAAAAGTGACCATCGATGAATATGTAGAGTTGTCAAAAATGTACAGCACCGATAAATCCAAAGAATTTGTCAACGGTGTTCTCGATAAGTTATTAAAGGTATTGCAGGATCAAGGTATGATCGTAAAAGAAGGGAGAGGTCTGTTGGAATCATAA
- the guaA gene encoding glutamine-hydrolyzing GMP synthase → MELKRIVILDFGSQLTQLIARRVRELNYFCEVIPFHKAEELTPENCSAVILSGSPASVRSENHPAVDVNRLIELFPILGICYGAQLVASLTGGFVENSGHREYGFARLNQIKDDPIWKDIPDHSQVWMSHSDTIQSIGPEFELIGSSDSISIAAYRKANGANPCYLVQFHPEVVHSEFGSQFLKNFLQNLAKLEPDWTQESFIQMTVDDIRTRVEQEHVLLALSGGVDSTVAALLMHRAIGQNLHCFFIDNGLLRQGEYEQVLENYQEMGLSIRGIDAKDRFYAALKGLEDPELKRKAIGKTFIEVFEEAASSFPSVKWLCQGTIYPDVIESVSVTGPSVTIKSHHNVGGLPEKLKLKIIEPLRMLFKDEVRKVGKLLGLKSLILNRHPFPGPGLGIRIIGEITPDKVELLQKADKIFIDVLRENHLYHEIWQAGCILLPVKSVGVMGDERTYENVVALRAVSSSDGMTAEWSRIPHEILAKTSSEIINKVKGINRVVYDISSKPPATIEWE, encoded by the coding sequence ATGGAACTCAAACGCATTGTTATATTGGATTTTGGTTCTCAGCTTACCCAGCTCATCGCAAGAAGGGTGAGAGAGCTTAATTATTTTTGTGAGGTGATCCCTTTTCATAAAGCGGAAGAATTGACTCCTGAAAATTGTTCTGCAGTGATCTTATCCGGGAGTCCTGCTTCCGTCAGATCAGAAAATCATCCAGCTGTGGATGTCAATAGACTCATAGAGCTTTTTCCCATATTGGGAATTTGTTATGGCGCTCAATTGGTAGCTTCGCTAACAGGAGGATTTGTGGAAAATTCAGGCCACCGGGAATACGGTTTTGCAAGATTGAATCAGATCAAAGATGACCCCATTTGGAAAGATATTCCCGACCATTCCCAGGTGTGGATGTCTCACAGCGATACCATTCAATCCATAGGTCCGGAATTTGAGCTCATTGGTTCTTCAGATAGCATTTCTATTGCAGCTTATAGGAAAGCAAATGGCGCAAATCCCTGCTATCTCGTCCAGTTTCATCCTGAAGTGGTGCACAGTGAATTTGGCAGTCAGTTTTTGAAAAATTTTTTACAAAATCTGGCAAAATTGGAGCCGGACTGGACCCAGGAATCTTTTATCCAAATGACTGTTGATGACATTAGAACAAGGGTGGAGCAAGAACATGTTCTATTGGCATTGTCCGGAGGAGTGGATTCAACAGTCGCTGCTTTACTGATGCACCGCGCGATAGGCCAAAATTTGCATTGCTTTTTTATTGACAATGGACTGCTCAGGCAGGGAGAATATGAACAAGTGCTCGAGAACTACCAAGAAATGGGCTTAAGCATTCGAGGGATCGATGCAAAGGATAGATTTTATGCCGCATTGAAAGGTCTTGAAGATCCGGAACTGAAAAGAAAGGCCATAGGGAAAACTTTTATAGAAGTATTTGAAGAAGCGGCTTCCTCTTTCCCTTCTGTGAAGTGGTTGTGTCAGGGTACCATTTATCCTGATGTCATTGAGTCCGTATCTGTCACCGGGCCTTCTGTTACGATCAAGTCTCATCACAATGTTGGGGGATTACCCGAAAAGTTAAAACTTAAAATTATTGAACCGCTTCGCATGCTCTTCAAAGACGAAGTGCGAAAAGTAGGGAAGCTGCTCGGTCTTAAATCATTAATACTCAATCGTCACCCTTTCCCGGGTCCTGGTTTGGGAATCAGGATCATTGGTGAAATCACACCGGACAAAGTAGAATTGCTTCAAAAAGCAGATAAAATTTTCATCGATGTTTTAAGGGAGAATCACCTTTACCACGAAATTTGGCAGGCAGGATGTATTCTTTTACCGGTAAAGTCCGTTGGCGTGATGGGAGACGAAAGGACTTATGAAAATGTGGTGGCGTTAAGAGCGGTGAGTTCATCGGATGGAATGACTGCCGAGTGGAGCAGAATTCCACATGAAATTCTTGCTAAAACCTCCAGTGAAATAATCAACAAAGTGAAAGGTATAAACAGGGTCGTCTATGATATCAGCAGTAAGCCTCCGGCAACCATTGAATGGGAATAA
- a CDS encoding M42 family metallopeptidase, producing MTIINSKSEEFLFKYLNNPSPTGNESEGQKIWLDYIKPYIDEWHLDHYGTLYGIINPGKEFKVVIEGHSDEISWMVNYITDDGYIYVIRNGGTDQSIAPSKRVLIHTAKGVVNGIFGWPAIHLRKGNDTNLTATIENIFIDVGAKDKEEVEKMGIHVGCLITYEDGLTKLNDTYYVGRALDNRMGGFCIAEVARLIHENKTKLPYSLYIVNSVQEEIGLRGAEMITHTIKPNIAIVTDVTHDTHTPMVKTKEQGSIKCGSGPVLCYAPAVHNMLQDLIIKIAQEKEIPFQRAASSRTTGTDTDAFAYSNGGVPSALISLPLKYMHTTVESAHKEDIENVIRLIHEVLLQIEPTIRLKYF from the coding sequence ATGACCATCATTAACAGCAAGTCAGAAGAATTTTTATTCAAATATCTCAACAATCCATCACCCACGGGAAATGAATCCGAAGGGCAAAAAATTTGGCTTGATTACATTAAACCATATATTGATGAATGGCATTTGGACCACTATGGCACCTTGTACGGCATCATCAATCCCGGCAAGGAGTTTAAAGTAGTTATAGAAGGTCATTCCGATGAAATTTCATGGATGGTCAATTACATAACGGATGATGGTTACATCTATGTGATCCGAAACGGAGGTACAGATCAGTCTATCGCACCTTCAAAACGTGTACTGATCCATACTGCAAAGGGAGTTGTCAATGGTATATTTGGCTGGCCAGCCATTCATTTGCGAAAAGGTAACGATACAAATCTCACGGCAACCATTGAAAATATTTTTATCGATGTCGGCGCCAAAGACAAAGAAGAAGTAGAAAAAATGGGCATACATGTCGGATGCCTGATTACTTACGAAGATGGTCTTACCAAACTAAATGATACTTATTATGTCGGGAGAGCATTGGACAACCGCATGGGCGGATTTTGTATCGCCGAAGTCGCCAGATTAATTCATGAAAATAAAACCAAATTACCCTATTCACTTTACATCGTCAATTCTGTTCAAGAAGAAATTGGCCTCAGGGGAGCAGAAATGATCACCCACACCATCAAACCCAATATTGCCATTGTTACGGATGTTACGCATGATACTCATACACCGATGGTCAAAACCAAGGAGCAAGGAAGTATAAAATGCGGATCAGGTCCAGTTCTTTGTTATGCTCCAGCGGTACACAATATGTTGCAAGATTTAATCATAAAGATTGCTCAGGAAAAGGAAATTCCATTTCAAAGGGCTGCATCTTCGCGAACCACAGGAACTGATACCGATGCATTTGCATACTCAAACGGAGGAGTACCTTCTGCATTGATATCTCTGCCCCTAAAATATATGCACACAACCGTTGAGTCCGCACACAAAGAAGACATCGAAAACGTCATTCGATTGATCCACGAAGTTTTACTCCAAATTGAACCAACGATTCGTTTAAAATATTTTTAA
- a CDS encoding orotate phosphoribosyltransferase encodes MNLADNIANRLLQINAIKLNPKEPFIWASGLRSPIYCDNRLILSFPEVRKIVVKGLCREAHLFEAVNCIAGVATAGIPWGAMVADHLDLPFVYVRSKPKDHGLKNMIEGRLPENPVVLVIEDLVSTGGSSMEAVNAIVGAKARIAGVLALFQYGFPETSHKFSENKVKFHSLTNFETLLVRALHGKFVSPEDFEKLKSWNLNPKLWSDSFVHHN; translated from the coding sequence ATGAATTTAGCTGATAATATTGCTAATAGATTACTGCAAATAAACGCAATTAAATTAAATCCAAAAGAGCCATTTATATGGGCTTCCGGATTGAGATCTCCTATCTATTGTGACAACCGGCTCATCTTGTCTTTTCCTGAAGTAAGAAAAATCGTCGTGAAAGGTCTTTGCAGAGAAGCCCACCTGTTTGAAGCTGTGAATTGCATTGCCGGTGTAGCTACGGCAGGAATTCCCTGGGGTGCAATGGTAGCAGACCATCTTGACCTCCCTTTTGTGTATGTGCGGTCGAAGCCAAAAGACCACGGCCTTAAAAATATGATTGAAGGCAGACTGCCGGAAAATCCTGTGGTATTGGTCATTGAAGATTTGGTCTCCACGGGGGGAAGTTCTATGGAAGCGGTAAATGCCATTGTTGGTGCGAAGGCTCGAATTGCCGGAGTTTTGGCACTCTTTCAATACGGCTTTCCCGAAACAAGCCACAAATTTTCCGAAAACAAAGTAAAATTTCACAGTTTAACCAACTTTGAAACACTTTTGGTACGCGCTTTGCATGGAAAGTTTGTTAGTCCCGAAGATTTCGAAAAACTTAAATCCTGGAACCTGAATCCGAAATTATGGTCTGATTCCTTCGTTCACCATAATTAA
- a CDS encoding NUDIX domain-containing protein: MSKADQKYEIYINKRLLILITESFLSDYQTDRSFLVLPYLGVKKNLFQYMDILEKSNRFEAVVLFTPDLDQLLQDLLSLVIVLPAGGGIIRNDEGKILMIFRRGLWDLPKGKLDLGETVKQAALRECQEETGLMELNIIKKFKTSYHLYRDKNYTRCIKKTKWYLMDYFGVDAPVPQLAESIEGIGWFSIKDALNLSPIHLSIRNLLVKYREKLKSKI; the protein is encoded by the coding sequence ATGTCTAAAGCGGACCAAAAGTACGAAATTTATATCAATAAAAGGTTGCTCATTCTGATCACTGAATCCTTTCTGTCAGATTATCAAACAGATAGATCTTTTCTTGTCCTTCCGTATCTTGGGGTCAAAAAGAACCTTTTTCAATACATGGACATTCTGGAAAAATCCAATCGCTTCGAAGCAGTTGTATTGTTTACTCCCGATCTGGATCAGCTGCTCCAGGATTTGCTTTCATTGGTAATTGTGCTTCCTGCAGGTGGAGGGATCATTCGAAATGACGAGGGAAAAATATTGATGATTTTCCGAAGAGGATTGTGGGATTTGCCCAAGGGAAAGCTCGATCTGGGGGAGACTGTCAAACAAGCAGCCTTGAGGGAATGTCAGGAGGAAACTGGATTGATGGAATTAAACATCATTAAAAAATTTAAAACCAGTTATCACTTGTATCGTGATAAAAACTACACGAGATGCATTAAAAAAACCAAGTGGTATCTAATGGATTATTTTGGAGTAGACGCTCCTGTTCCACAATTGGCAGAATCCATCGAAGGGATTGGATGGTTTAGCATCAAAGATGCACTTAACCTCAGTCCGATCCATCTTAGTATCAGAAATTTATTGGTGAAATACCGCGAAAAACTAAAATCCAAAATTTGA